The genomic segment ATATGTACTACAACAAATGCAACAGGTTATTGTAAAGAATGTTTATGTGAAAAATGTATTGAGATTCACAAGAAATTCCTACCAACACCAACCATATGGTAACAAGTATTGATGAGGTAGCCACCTCTGCTTCCAATTGCTTCCTgtgaaacaagaaacaaactgtCCTAATCATAATAAGCCTTTGGAGATATTTTGTGAAACATGTGAAGACCTCCGTAAAAAGATCCCATTGGGTATAGTGCCAAGTATACCATTAAGAACTGTCATCATGATTGTAGTATGTTAACTACAATTTAATAGACTTGTTAATTTGTGTTATTGACACTTATGTATTGGtttattagttgttaatctttTAGTGTTCACACCTTTTTGTTAGCACTGTTTATCCTACTTGTATTTAAGTTACTCTCTTATGTTGTTGTAACAGTCTTCTTTATTGTTCTTCCATTATCaagtataataaaaatatacacactTTAAGTTGATATCTACGTGAAGTTAACAAGATATCACAACTGGCGACGAGGGTTCGTGGATATGGCAAGGTCTACTTTTGGTCAACTTCAGGAGTTTCAACCTGAATCAGAAACGATTGCTGCCTATTTGGAACGTGCAAGTCTCTATTTCCAAGCTAACTCTATTGCAGAAGAGAAGCAAGTAGCAGTATTCCTAAGCGTAATTGGAGCGAAGAATTACTCTTTACTACGCTGTCTCACGGCACCAGAAAGGCCACAAGACAAGTCCTACGAAGACCTTGTGAGCGCACTCACGACACATTTTCAGCCAAAGCCGATAGTCATTGCAGAAAGGTTCCATTTTTATCGTCGAAATCAAGCAGTCGGAGAATCGCTGGCACAGTACATAGCCGAACTACGTCGGCTAGCTACTCACTGCGCCTTTGGCGAGCAGCTAAATGACGCACTACGGGATAGACTCGTATGTGGGCTGAGAAGTGAAAGCATTCAAAAAAGATTGCTAACAGAGGACAATTTAACATTTGCGAAAGCTTATGATCTCGCCCAAGGAATGGAAGCGGCTGACAAGAACTCGAAGTCTCTACAAGGAGGAGACGGGATAGTCCAAAAGATAAACGGGCCCTCCCAGAAACCCAAGATAAAGGGGGAAGAGAAGCCTGCTATCGATGTGGTAAGCAAAATCACACGGCGAAAGAATGTAGATTTCTAGATGCCAAATGTCACAACTGTGGCAAGAAAGGGCACATTGCAACAGTTTGCCGATCAAAGCCAGCTAAATCAAATGCAAATAGACGTAATCCATGGACGAAGTATGTGGACTCAAAGGATAGCGATGCAGAGGATCATCAGCTGTTAACAATTGGAGAAAAGTCTACTAGACCAATCACAATAGAGCTGCTAATAAATAATAAGCCTCTGACGATGGAGGTTGACACGGGTGCAGCAGTCTCCCTAATATCTGAGGCAACAATGAAGAAAATTGCTACCGAGAATGAAAGTTCAACCGTCCAACATGACCTTAAAAACGTATACAAGGGAACAAATGAAAGTCCTAGGGAAGATAGAAGTAAATGTGGAGTATGGTGAACAAAAAGAAGTACTCACTTTAATCGTTGTTAAAGGAAATGGTCCCAGTTTATTGGGAAGAAACTGGTTGAACTGTATCCGCTTAGATTGGAAAAGAATTGCTGCAGTAACAGCGGTACAAGATACTAATCTACAGAGCCTGCTGGAACGTTATGCCAATTTGTTTAAAGAAGACTTGGGAACTATTACTTCATATCAGGCAAAGCTTCGCATCAGAAAGGATGCAACTCCACGATTTTACAAACCCCGACCAGTTCCGTTTGCTATTAAAACGGCTATTGAAGAGGAACTAGATCGACTCGAAGCCATCGGTGCAATTGTTAAAGTAGACCACAGTGATTGGGCATCACCAATAGTCCCAGTACCCAAGAAAGATGGGAAGTACCGCATCTGTGGTGACTATAAAGTCACAATCAACCAAGGGATGGAGGTGGACCAGTATCCACTCCCTAAACCAGAAGACTTATTTGCTACATTGGCTGGTGGAAAGAAATTTACGAAATTGGATCTGTCTCAAGCCTACCAACAACTTACACTAGACAAAGAATCAAGAAAATATGTGACTATTAACACACATAAAGGACTTTACCAGTATACTCGCTTACCATTTGGGGTGGCATCAGCGCCAGCTATTTTTCAAAGACTTATGGATACTATCCTTCAAAATATACCCAACGTCATATGTTACATTGACGACATTCTAGTGACTGGTAAAGACGATCAAGACCACTTGTGCAATCTTGCTTCAGTATTCAAACAGCTACAGAAGTACAACATCCATATCAAGAAGGCCAAGTGTGAGATTCTACAGAATTCTGTGGAATATTTGGGTCACAAGATTGATGCAGAGGGTTTGCATACTACAAATAGTAAGCTCGAAGCAATTGTTCACGCTCCAGAACCGAGAAATATCCAAGAGCTCCGATCTTTTCTCGGACTGTTAAACTATTACGGAAAGTTCATACCTAATCTAGCCACTATCATCCACCCACTGAATAACTTGCTACAACACAACTGTAAGTGGCAGTGGACGTCTGAATGTTCAGAAGCTTTCCAAGAAGCAAAGAAGGCCTTAACTACATCCCAGGTATTAGTTCATTATGACCCTACTTTACCTCTTTCACTTGCAGGGGATGCTTCAGCATACGGTATTGGAGCCGTCATCTCTCATACGTTACCAGATGGAAGTGAACGACCAATTGCATTTGCCTCGAGGACACTTTCATCAAGTGAGAGAAACTATGCACAGTTAGAGAAGGAAGCTCTATCTCTTATCTATGGAGTGAAAAAGTTCCATCAATACCTCTATGGGCGTAAGTTCACTCTTTACACAGACCACAAACCACTCACGGCAATATTTGGAGCCAAAAAGGGAATAC from the Gigantopelta aegis isolate Gae_Host unplaced genomic scaffold, Gae_host_genome ctg2872_pilon_pilon:::debris, whole genome shotgun sequence genome contains:
- the LOC121391719 gene encoding uncharacterized protein LOC121391719; this encodes MARSTFGQLQEFQPESETIAAYLERASLYFQANSIAEEKQVAVFLSVIGAKNYSLLRCLTAPERPQDKSYEDLVSALTTHFQPKPIVIAERFHFYRRNQAVGESLAQYIAELRRLATHCAFGEQLNDALRDRLVCGLRSESIQKRLLTEDNLTFAKAYDLAQGMEAADKNSKSLQGGDGIVQKINGPSQKPKIKGEEKPAIDVVSKITRRKNVDF